The region GCCGGAGTAGACCGTATCGTCAGTCAACAGGTGTGCGGCGGTCCGCCACTCGTCGGGCAGCCGCGCGCGCTGGTCGGGCGAGAGCGCCGAAAATCCCACCGCGTCCACGTCGCCGAAGCGGACGCCCTGGCGTGCACACCACGTACAGAAACCGCAGTCGTCGTCGTAGACCATCCGGGGGCGAGCCATACGCATCGTTCGGCCGCCTTGGGTTTCCGTGTTTGGGGCCAGCGAGACGTACCGGCGCCCACGCCGTTTATGCCGTGGGCGCCCCAATTATGGCATAACGATGCCAGCCACAAAGGAAATCAAGTGTACAAGCGAGGACTGCGAGCTCGACATGTTCGAGAACCACTACACCTACGATATCCCCGACGACCACACCGTCGCCGACCTCTCCTGCCCGCTCTGTGGGGGGTCGGACTGTCTCGAAGAGATCGAGCTATGACGGACATTGGAGAGATCGGGGGGTCGGTTGTCCGGTCCGCGATGGAGCGGGTCGGCCGTGGTGTGAGCCGGATGCAGGAGCGCAAACCCCTCCCCTACGACCTGCTGGAGAGCGACGACGACTACCTCGTCGTCTTCGACGCGGCCGGCACCGAGCAGTCGGACGTGAAGGTGCGCTTCGTCGACGGCGAGGTACAGGTCCGGGTCGACCGCTTCCGCCCGTTCCACGAGGGGTTCGAGATGCGGTTCCCCGGCCGCGGGCTCGCGCTGTCGGGCCACGCACAGCTTCCCGGCGATGCCGTCGAGGCCGGCGAGGCAACGGCGACGCTGACGGAGACCGGCACGCTCCAAGTGCGGGTTCCCAAAGCCGAGGACTCCACAAACGTCCCCGTTGCCGAGGAGGACGCCCCGAGCGACCAGGACGACGCGTAGCTACAGCTCCATTCCTTCTCGAACCTCGAAATCGCCAACAGCCTGGCCCTCGAACCGGTCGGGCGCGAACCCTGCTGGCGGCTCGCGATCCCCAAGAACGACCCCGGCGAGCGTCTCGCCCGTCGCGGGCGCACGCATGAACCCGTGGCCGTGCCAGCCAGCGCCGACGTAGAGCCCCGACAGGAGTTCACCGAGCAACGGCTCCCCGTCCGGCGTCGCGGTTGCGATACCGGCCCAGGCAGCCTCGCTCTCGGCCTGAAGGTCCGTCCGGTTCTCGACCGCGTCGACAGCGCCTTCCACGAACCACTCGTCGCCCGCGGGCTCCCAGCCATCCGGATCGCACTCTTCAGGTACTGTTCCATCACCAGCCAGGAGTCCGTCCGGATGGGAGCGGAAGTAGACCCCGGCCTTGGTGTCGAGCACCATCGGGCCGTCGTAGGCGCTCTCGCTCACCAACGCCTGGACGCGGTAGGGTTTGAGCGGGAGCTGCACCCCTGTTGGCGCGAGAACGCGTTTGCTCCAGCCACCCGCAGCCACCACGACCGCGTCGAACCGCTCGCTGTTCACGCGTGGCCCGTCACCGCGGTGGGAGACGCTGGCCTCGACACCGGTCCAGAGCTCCACCCCTAAATCGTCGGCCCGGTCGGCCATCGCCCGGACGTACGTTCCGGGACCGGGGACAACATATCCCCCGCGCTCGGTGACGGCGGCCAGTTCCACACCCGAAGCGTCCAGTTCAGGGAAGCGCTCGGTAATCGCTTCTGCGTCGTAGCAGGCAACGTCGACGCCGTGTTCGCGGGCCGCATCGACCTGGCCTCGGAGCGCGGCGACTTTGCGTTGCTCGCCTTCGGCGACGAGAGTGACCTGCGGTCGCGGCTCGAAGGTGAAGCGGTGGTCACGCCCAGCCAGCCACTCGAAGCGGTCCATCGCCCGCTCGGCGATTTGGGCGTCCGCGGCGTCGACGGGTCGAGGAGCGAGCACCCCCGCGGCGCGGTGTGAACTGCCCTCGACACGCTTGCGAGGGCGGCGCTGGGTGTCGCCGAGTTCCTCGTCGCGTTCGTAGAGGCGCACGTCCACGCCCGCGGCGGCGAGATCGTGGGCTGCGGTGACACCGACGGCACCGCCACCGACGACAGCGACCCTCATCGACGGGGTTCCAGCCCGTATCCTGGCTGTGACGGTGTCATCGTAGCACGGTCTGGCAAAGTCCAGCGACGCTGCTGCATACCCTCCCCATCGTCCGCCAGTACTTAGCCACTTTCACCTCGACAGCCCAGGCGGCGACGTTGGTGGGGGGTGCCCTGAGCCTCGACGAGAGTCACCCCAGGAACTGATCCAGCCCGCACGCGGGGTAGGCGACCACAGTGTCGACTCCAGTCTCGTGGAGTTCTGTCACTCGCTCGCGAACGGTGTCGAGGTCCCCGACGAGTGCAAAATCACGACTCGCCGCGAGCAACACGTCGCGGGCCCGGCCGATTGCCTCCGAGTCGGTCGCCGCGTCGTCAGGGAGTGCTCGACGAACGGGCGCCCGCCGAGAGACGTAGGCCCCGAGCGCGTCGAGGAGGTCGTCTTCGTCGTCAGTGAACGCCGTGGGCGCGTAAATCGCGATATCCCCGTCGAAC is a window of halophilic archaeon DL31 DNA encoding:
- a CDS encoding hypothetical protein (KEGG: hsl:OE4499F hypothetical protein), yielding MARPRMVYDDDCGFCTWCARQGVRFGDVDAVGFSALSPDQRARLPDEWRTAAHLLTDDTVYSGGAAVQGVLVRMSGLFVALFWLLEQLPGYDAFREKLYRWGADHRDWWGAIVRRDEL
- a CDS encoding hypothetical protein (KEGG: hla:Hlac_0638 hypothetical protein), with protein sequence MPATKEIKCTSEDCELDMFENHYTYDIPDDHTVADLSCPLCGGSDCLEEIEL
- a CDS encoding molecular chaperone (small heat shock protein) (KEGG: hbo:Hbor_24480 molecular chaperone (small heat shock protein)) yields the protein MTDIGEIGGSVVRSAMERVGRGVSRMQERKPLPYDLLESDDDYLVVFDAAGTEQSDVKVRFVDGEVQVRVDRFRPFHEGFEMRFPGRGLALSGHAQLPGDAVEAGEATATLTETGTLQVRVPKAEDSTNVPVAEEDAPSDQDDA
- a CDS encoding FAD dependent oxidoreductase (PFAM: FAD dependent oxidoreductase~KEGG: hbo:Hbor_24490 glycine/D-amino acid oxidase, deaminating); the encoded protein is MRVAVVGGGAVGVTAAHDLAAAGVDVRLYERDEELGDTQRRPRKRVEGSSHRAAGVLAPRPVDAADAQIAERAMDRFEWLAGRDHRFTFEPRPQVTLVAEGEQRKVAALRGQVDAAREHGVDVACYDAEAITERFPELDASGVELAAVTERGGYVVPGPGTYVRAMADRADDLGVELWTGVEASVSHRGDGPRVNSERFDAVVVAAGGWSKRVLAPTGVQLPLKPYRVQALVSESAYDGPMVLDTKAGVYFRSHPDGLLAGDGTVPEECDPDGWEPAGDEWFVEGAVDAVENRTDLQAESEAAWAGIATATPDGEPLLGELLSGLYVGAGWHGHGFMRAPATGETLAGVVLGDREPPAGFAPDRFEGQAVGDFEVREGMEL